The Amycolatopsis coloradensis sequence GCTCGCAGTATGCCCGCCCATCGAGTGCCCGGCCACGGCGACCTTGCCCCGGTCCACTCGTCCGCGCAGACCCGGCACCGCGGCCTCGATCTCGTCGAGCCGGTCGAGAATGCCGATCATATCTTCGGCCCGGGACCGTTGATACAGCGGCGCTTCGGGGTGATCGGACCCCAGATCCAAAGTCCTGGAACTGAGATGGGTGGGCTGGAGAACGACGAATCCGTGCGCCGCCCAGTAGTTCACGAGCGGGGCATAGCCGTTCAGCGACGAGAGGTGATTCGAAGGACCCTGACCGTGCGACAGCAGGATGATCGGCAACCCGCCACCGGTCATCGGGGCGGAGACCCGAACCCGCAGATCCACGGCACGACCCGGGGTCGGCAATGTCACCGGGGCGATCGAGATTACTGGCGTACTCATGGCGATTCTTCCCTTGCGAGACGGCACCGCACTAAGCGGAGCACTGTTCCACAAACATACGGAGCGCTGTTCCGCTTTGTCAAACTCCCTTCGCCCGGTCCGCGAGAGCCCGCGCGAGCAAGGCCACCTCGGCCGAAAGTCCGGTCCAGTCATCGGAAGCCGCACCGAGGTAGCCCGCTCGCGCACGCTGGAGCAGCGCGCGGCCATCGCCATCAAGCGTCGGCGCGATGGCCGCCGCCGCGGCGTCCTTCGAGACGATCCCGCCCGTCTCGACGGTCACGACGATCCGCGCGAGCGTAAGCAGGACGTTGCGTTCGTCGCCTTCGATCTCGGACAACAGACCGGGGATGACGCCGAGCGCCGCGTCACGGAGCAGCTCCCGCGGCACCGGATCGAGGAGGTCGGCGAGCGCGGGGCCGCGCAGAACGCGATGCGCCGCATGGGCGGTGGCCACGAGGATCACGACGTCGGGATCCTCGACAGGCCAGGGAAGACGACCTCGCACGAGGTCTTCCCGAAGCCATTCCCCGTACTGGAAATCACGGTGCGACGGCTTGCCCCCGACCACGATCCCGGTCAGTTCGATCGGCCGACGGTCCGCCGCGTCGGGGAATCGGTCGGCGTGGCCACGCCATCCCGAAAGCCGCGACAGCAGGGACACCAGCGCGGCGCGTTCCGATTCGCCGAGCGAGCGGCGGGTGAGCAGCAGCAGATCGACGTCACTGTCCGGTTTGAGCCCACCCGCCGCGGCGGAACCGTAGAGGTACAACCCGAGGACGCCGCCGGGATCTTCCCGGTCGAGATGGTCCAGCAGAGGCTCGACGCGCATGCCTCAACGATCATGTACTACGCAAGGTATTTCCGCGCCCAGTCGGCGAATCCGGTCAGTGGGAGGCCGAGTTCACGCGCGTATTCCGGACGTCCGGGCTGGCCGACCACGTTCAGCCACTCGTGCGAGGCGCCCATCGGCGGCATCCCGGCTGCGACCGCCTGCTCGACGGTCATATCCGGTGCCGCCAGCCGCCTGCCCAGTACTCCGGACAGGACCTCGGCGATCTCCGTCATGGTCAGGAAGTCGCTCGCCAGCTCCAGTTCGACCCCGGTGAACCGCTCCGGTTCGGCGATGACCGCGGCGGCCGCGGCGCCGATGTCGTCGACGGCGGCCAGCGAAAGCGACGTCGACGGCTTGATGACGCTCACCAGACCGCCGTCCACTCCTCGCGGGAAGAGGAACTTCATGTCGGGCAGGAAGTTCTCCATGAAGAAGCCCGGCTTGAGCAGTGTCCACTGGGGAAATCCGGCTTCACGGAGACGGTCTTGGATCGCGGCCTTGGCACCCAGCGTGGGCTCCATCGACGTCCAGCGCCCTTCGGCCCATCCGTCCGCCTCGACGTGCTGGCCGGCACCCGAAACGGAGGTGTGCACGAACTGCGGCACCCCGGCCGCCTTCGCGCCCTCGATGAGGTTGACGCCTTGGGTCACCTCGCCGGCGAAGTCGAATCCGTCGGCGTTCATCCCCGGCATCTGTACCGAGAAGACGGCACGGGCGCCCTTGGCCGCCCGGATGACGGAATCGACGTCGTGGAGGTCACCGACGACGAGTTCGACGCCGAGCGCTTCGACGGCTTGCGCCCTGGCCGGGTCTCGCACCAGAGCTCGGACGGGAACACCGGCCGCGAGCAGGGCACGGGCGGTCGCACCGCCCTGCCTGCCGGTGGCGCCGGTGACCAAAACGGGTGCTGAGGACATGGTTACTCCTTCGGTCGACTAAGTGGCGGGGCCCGCCACTTATCGTCCGCTACAATATGGCGGGGCCCGCCACTTACGCAAACTCCGAGGTGAAGACATGTCCGACGGCCTGCGTGCCGACGCACGGCGCAACTACGCGCGCATCCTCGCGGTCGCCGAGGAGGAGGTCGCGGCCCACGGCTCCGGCGCCTCCCTGGAGCAGATCGCGCGGACCGCCAACGTCGGCTCGGCGACCGTCCGGCGCCACTTCCCCACCCGCCGGGCCCTGCTGGAGGCGGTCTCCGCGAAGCGGATCGCGGCGTTGTGCGCCCGCGCCGTCGAACTGACCGGCGAGGACGACAGCCGGAAGGCGCTCCTGACCTGGCTCGACGAGGTCGTCACCTACTGCGTCTCCGCCCGGGGTTTGGCGGCCGCGCTCGCCTACGACGGTCCCCCGGAGCACGAGAATTCCTGTTCCGCCGCCATCGAGGAAGCAGGGGATCCGCTCGTGCGGCAGGCCGCGCGGGATGGCGTGGTGTCTCCGGACGTCACCGTCGCCGACTTGATCACCCTGATCGTCGGCATCGTCCTGGCCACCGAGCGCTACCCGGATCCCGCCGCACAGGCGGACCGCCTGTTCCGGTTGGCCGTCGCGGGTCTGAGCCCCCGGACATGAAAGGGGCGGGCGGCCCGCCAGAAGGAAGAACACCGTGCCGTACAACGCCGCGGACAGCATGCCGTTGGCCATGNCTCTTCCGATCTGGGACTTCTGGCGACCTCGGCCTGTTTCGCGGCGCTGATCCCCGCGACCGAAGGAGCGGTCTCCCGCTCCGGCCCCGAAAACACCTCCGGTCTACCGCGAGCCGCGGCGGCTCGGCGAGACCACCACCGGCACCGGCCAGCCGTTGATCACGAACTGCGACCCCGGCTCACGGACGACGTCGCCGTTCGCGGAGTTCGTGATCGTCACGTTCGTCAAGGTCGCGCTGCCACGGGCGCCGCTCATAGCGAGGATGCCCGCGCCGTTGTTGGACTTGTCGATCTTGACGTCGGTGAGGGCCGCGGTCACGACGCCGCCGCCCGTCTTGAACTGGACACCGTCGTAGGTCGAATCGTGGATCTCCGTGTCCCGCAGGACGACCCCGGGAATGTCCTTGCCCTGCGCGAAGAACGTGATCGCGCCGAACTCCTGCTGCTCGCCCCAGAACACGCCGCCGCAGCGGTACAGGGCGTTGTTCGCGATGAGCGTCTCCCCGGAGAACGGCAGCGGATCGTGATCCGTCGCCAGCATGATGCCCGGATAGTTCATCGTGTCGTGGACGATGTTGTTCTCGATCTTGTTGCCGTAGCCGCCGTAGATCGCGATCCCGTTGGCACGCCACGGAAGCTGGATCGTGTTGTTGGCGAACACGTTGTCGTGCGCGATGTCCTGTGACGGATCCTTCACGTACTGGTTCGCCCACACCGCGAGCGAATCGTCGCCGGTGGTACGGAACGACGAGTTGAACACCTTCGAGTTGCGGGTGCCGTTGGTGAAGTTGATGCCGTCGGCGTAGGTGTTCCGGATCCGCATGCCGCTGAACTCGAGACCGTCGCCGGGGCCCCAGAGCGCCGGCAGGTTGCTGTAGTCCCGGCCGACCCACACGCCGACGTTGGCGTGCTCGATCCACACGTTGGAGATCTTCGTGCCGGTGCCGAAGCGACCGTTGAGGCCGACGCCGCCTTCCGCGCCGCCGTCGCCGCCGCGGATCCGGCCGGAACCGAAGATGGCGATGTCGGAGATCTGCGTGTTCTTGTCGATGTCGAACCCGAAATTGCCCTCGTGCGGATGGTTGATGCCGCCCGCGTTCTGCGGCTCGATCTGCGAATACAGCTGCGCATGCCACATGCCCGCGCCGCGGATCGTCACGTTGGAGATGCCGATCTGGTTGTACTGGCCACCGCCGTTGGGCACGTTCGGGTCGTCGGTCAGGATCTTCTTCTCCTGCCGCCACTGCCCCGCCGGGATCCAGACACAGCCGATCACGCCGTTCTGGTCGTCGGTCACCGCGCGCTGGATCGCCGCCGAGTCGTCGTTCCCGTCGTTCGGCACGGCGCCGTACTCCGTGATCGACACGCAGTTCGCGGGCTTCTCCGACGCGGGGGCGACCTGCTCCAGATCGATGAGGTCGACGATGTAGAACGCCGCGTTGTCACCGCTGTCCCGCTGCAGCTTGAACTTCGTGCCCGGCGGATACGACCGCGACAGCAGCGCGTGCGACTCGTCGAACAGCCGTCGCGCGTTGGCCTGCGGGGTATTGGTCAGGCCTTCGGGATCGTCGGTGCTGCCGTAGAGCCAGCTGTGCTTCGACGACAACGTCAGCTTCTGCGCGAAAGTCCCGTTGACGTAAAGGCTGAGCGTCGCGTCCTGCCCGCCACCACCGGGGCCGTCGGGAATGGAATTGCGCACGACGATCGAGTTCGCCTGGTTCGCCGACGTGAACTCCACGTACTGCCCCGGATTCGCCAGCCGCACGGACTTGCGGCCCGACGATTCCGTCGCGAAGTTCGTGTGGCCGAACGTGCGGAGCGGGTCGGCTTCCAGCAGTTGCCCTTGGTACTGCGCGGCTTCCGCCTCGTATTCGACGTACGGGACCGCCGCGCCGCGGCCCACGACGATCGCCCGCGAGAGGTTGTTGTTCGACTCGTTGGTCTCCGTGACCGTGCCGTTCGCGTCGGCCGTCGCGGTGAGGGTCGCGCCACCGTCGGCGGCGGTCCACGTGCCCGAGATCGCGACGTTCGCGGTGGCGCCCGCCTCGATCGCACCGGTGGCGCCGGTCAGTGTGGTGCCGCCGACGGCCAGCCGCGTCACCGAAGCGCCCGCGCCGCTCGTGCCGCGGTTGCGCACCGCGACGGTGAAGGACACCGCCGAACCGGCCGCCGGATTGGGCGGGTTCGAGGTGATGCCGGTGACCTCGAGGTCGGGCCCCGGCGATTGGGCGACGACCAGCGGCGTCGGCGAGGTGTAGGTGTTGTTCGTTTCGTCCTGCTCGGCCATCTTGCCCGCCGGATCGGCGGTGGCGGCCACGGTGTAGGTCCCTTGTGGACGCGTGCCCGCGTCGACGGTGACCGTGGCGGACTCACCGGCGGCGAGTGCGCCGACCGCCGCGTCACCGGCGACGGTGCCGCCGAGGCTGACGTTCACGGTGGTGGCGGCCGCGTTCGCGGTGCCGGTGTTCTTCACGGTCGCCGACACGGCGAGCCTGCTGGTCTCCGTCGGGTGCTCCGGCGTCCAGGTCGTGCCGGTGACGACGAGGTCCGGGTTCGGCGCGGGAGTGCCGAACACCTGGAATTCCGCGACCTGACCGCCGGGTGCACCGGAGTTGGCGAAGAACTGAAGACGTACCTCCGCGGCGCGTCCGCTGACCGGGATGACCACCGAATTCTGGTTGGTGGCCGGGTCGAAGCGGTGGTCGGCTCGCGCCGACAGGGTGGTGAACGCGGTGGAACCCTGCGGACGACCAAGGACCTCGAAATTCTGTGTCCGCGCACCCCAGATCGCGTCCGGGTTGAGTTTCACCACGACCGAGTCGACATCCGCGTCGACCCCGAGCTTCACCGTCAGCGCGTTCGGGTACCCCGCGGCGGATTCCCAGTACGTGGCGGTGTTGTTGTCGTTGGCGTTGGCCGCGACGAACGAATGGACCGTCGACGTGGCCTCGATCGGTTTGCCCGCCGCCAGGTTCGCGCCCGCGCTCGTCCCGGAGCGCACGACGTGGTCACTGTCGCCGGATTCGTTGCCCGCCGCGTCCTTGGCGCGCACGAAGTACTCGACCCGGGTCCCCGTGGGCCTGGATTCGGTGAACGTGGTGCCGGTGATCGTGGTGACCGGCGTCCCGTCGCGATAGACGGTGTAGCCGTCGACACCGACGTTGTCGGCCGAGGGCGACCAGGTCAGCCGGATCTGGCCGGCGACGGGCTCGGTCAGCGCGAGATTCGCCGGCGCGCTCGGCGCCTGCGTGTCGCCGGTGTCCGGCCCGTACAGCTCGAATTCCGCGAGCTGCGCGGCGGGCCATCGCGAGTTCGCGGTGACCTGCAACCGCACGTAGCGGGCCGACGCGGTCATCGGGATGGTGACGGTGTTGGTGCCGGGAGCGAACGCGTAGCCGGCCGGCGCGGCGAGGTCGGTGAACGCCGCGCCGTCGGTGCTTCCGCGCACGGCCAGTGTCTGGGTGCGGGATTCCCAGCCCGCGGGCAGTTTCAGCACGATCCGCGAAAGGGACTTCGCCGTGCCGAGGTCGGCCTGGATCCACTGCGGGAACGCGTTGTTGGCGGATTCCCAGTAGCTCTCCTGGTTCCCGTCGACGGCGTTCGCGACGGGATAACCGGGCAGCGCGCTGCTCGCCGACACTGTGCGGGTCAGCGGCACTTCGGCGAGCGCGGCCGGAACGGGTGTGGCGACGGGGTCGGGAGGTGGCCCGCTCGCGGCGGACGCGAGGGAGAGTCCGGCGACGGAAAGCCCCGAGACCAGGAGACCGGCGATGAGCCGGGACAGGCGCATACGTGTCATGGCGTCTTCTCTTCTTTGAGACGGCGGGGAGGGAGCCAGAGCCGTACGAGCATGCAACAACCCGGAGACAAGATGCAAGAAGTCGACATGTTTCAGAAATTTTTCGACTACTACCTGCGAGGACTACCCAAGTTGTCCGCTGCGCTTACGCGCGTTCTCTCGGTTTTGCCGCTTTCTTTGCCTGCAGCGGACTTTGAGATCAAGTATTCCGCCAATACGGAGTACAGCTGTACACTCAAATCCAGGGCTAGCCGCGTGGAGGTCGATCCTGATGGACGTGACGAAAACCTTGAGGTCCGCACTCACCGGGACGACGAACGAGTCGAGGTCCGCCGTCCGGGAGCTGCGGCGGGAGACCGAAGACCTCGTGGCGCGCCGTGCGGGCCGGACGGCGAACCGGCTGACCGAACTGGGCGAGCGGCTCGCCGATCTGGTCCTGGTCTCCGGAAGCAGGCTCGCGGGCCTCGCCGAGCGGCACAACATGCCCGCGGGCGAGGGCGTCCGCCGGGAGGCGGGCCGGATCGGCGAGTCGGTCGAGCGGTTGTCCGCCACGCTGTCGGAACGGACAATCCTGCTCGCCGAGGAACTGCTCGACGCCAGGCCGCCCGGGAAACGCCGTCGTCGATGATTACGGAGTAACTCGCGTGTCCGTGAAGGCCTCCTTGCCCACCCTGAAGGTCAGGGGCTCGGCAAAGTCGCATAGACGCTGGTCAGCGTCGCTGTTGGCGATTCGGACGGGGCGGGCGACAGGGGGCATGAACGGACGGTGTCCACAAAGGACGCCAGTTCACGACCAACCCGACCCACGACCAGGGCCGAAGGCGCCCTTCGTCACATCAGACGCAGCGAAGGGAGCCTTCGCCCCACCTGTCAACCTCGCCCAAGATCAACTTAAGCTACGTGACCTTGGGTTCTAATCCTCTTTGCCGCTCACGACCCCGCACAAACGCCCGGATCGAGCACAGTCGCCCCGAAAGTGGCCCCCGTGGACAGCCGAGAAGGCGCCCGGCCACTGTAACGAGCCCCAATCCGGCACCCACTTGACCAGCGGATAGCCGACTTTGCCGGGACCCTGACCCTGAAGGTAGTGAAGGAGGCCTTCACGGACCCCCGACGCCACGTCAGCCCCAGACGCACCAGCAATCACAGCGATCGCGCGCGAAGACTCCTCCCTCGGCTCAGCCAAGGAAACTCGACCTTCGCACCTTCCGAAGTACTTGAAGGCCCCTTCATGTACTTCAAGAGAGGCGGCGCGGTGAGCGCAGCCGCCCGTGTCGCGAAAGTGGCTTTCGCGACACGCCTGACGTCACCTCACGACTCCCCGCTGACACATCGGTGCCACCGGCACTCTCGTGCCGAAAGCCCAGGTCCAGCGCCGCCCGGTGCGGCCTTCTCCCGTCTTTAGTCGCTATCTACCGCCGTATCCGCCTGCCTAGCATGGGAAACCGATTTCGGATCCGGCCGGGCGATCCCTGGCGATCCGTCGCGGCCGCAAAACGGGTGACCCGTCGATTCCTTTCCCCGATTCCCCTGCATTGGAAGGCACCCATGCGCATCCGAGGTCTCATCACCGCCCTGCTGTGCGCGGCCGGGCTCACGACGGTCGCGCCCGCCGCCGTCGCGGCCCCCATCATCGACGGCGAATACGCCCAGTCCGGCCCGTGGGCCGCCATGATCGAACAGAACGGCAGCCAGTGGTGCTCCGGTTCGATCATCAGCGCCCGTTGGGTGCTCACGGCCCACCACTGCGTCGACGAACCCGGCGCCGACTACTCCGTCCGGGTGGGCGACGTCGATCATCGGGCCGGAACGTACGCCGTGGTGGCCGACATCCACACCCCCGCCGGCGGCGCCGACATCGCGCTGCTGAGGCTCGACCGCTCGGTGAGCACGACGTACGCGTCCCTCGGTACTTCCGTCGCCGTCGGTGACACCGAATACGTTTATGGCTGGGGCTACAACGAAGACGGTGACCTGCAGCGCTACCTCAAGGTCGCCAGGATGACGGTGACCAGTGTCGGGAGTGGACTGATCAAGGCCCGCCGGGGCAACGGGCTGACCAACGGCGGCGACTCCGGCGGTCCGGTCTTCGTCGGTGGCAAGCAGGTCGGCGTGCATATCGCCGGCAACAAGGTGGACACCTCGACGCACACCAGCATCTCGGCGAACCGCACCTGGATCCGCGACACCTCGGGCGTCTAGGTTCGGCGAACCGGTCCGGGAGCGGTGGCGCCACCACTCCCGGACCGCTGAGAGGCAGGTGGAAAGTGGCATCGACGACTCCCGCGGACGGTCTCGGCACGCAGCTGGCCAGGCTGGGACTCGGTGAGACCGCCTCCCGGGTCTACCGGCGGATGCTCGACAGCGCGCCCGTCACCGCCGAGGAGCTGGCCTGGCGGGAGGACGACGCGGAGACCGTCCAGCTCGCACTGAAAGAACTGGCCGACGCGGGCCTCGCGGTGTCGTCCGGAGTGGACGGGTCCGAATACGTCCCCGCGAACCCCAGCGAAGCGCTCACCGCACTGACCACGCGACGGCAGGCCGAACTGCACGACGCGCGGCTCGCGGTCCAGACCGCGTACCGCGCCTTCCGGCGGGCGCATTCGGGGATGCCGAACGCGCAGGACCTGCTCGAAGTGGTCACGGGCGACGCCATCATCCCCCGGCTTCAGCATCTCGCGACCACGGTGCGGCATCAGGTGCGCCGCCTCGACTCCCCGCCCTATTTCACCGGCGGCCGCCGGAATCTACTGGAGGAGGAGCAACTGCGGCGCGGGATCACCTACCGTTGTGTCTACAGTGGAGCGTCACTCGGCGATCCCGGCTATCTCGTCGCGAACATCCTGCCGTGCCTGCGGGCAGGCGAACAGGCCCGCCTGCTGCCCGAGCTGCCGGTGAAACTGACACTGTTCGACGACCGTGCGGCGACCATCGCGCTGACCATCCGCGAGGCCGATCGCAACCAGTCCATCGTCATCGTGCGGCCTTGCAGCCTTTTCTCCGCGCTGGAAGGCTTGTTCGAAACCTCCTGGGCGGCCGCGCTTCCACTCGACCGGCATGGACGGACGTCCGAACAGCCGATCCGGCCGGTCGAACGGGAACTGCTGCTCCTGCTCGCCGCCGGGCGCAAGGACGACGAGATCGCCGCCGAACTCGGCGTCAGCAGGCGCACCCTGTTCCGCTATCTCGAGAACCTGATGGACCGCGCGGGCGTGTCCAGCCGGTTCCAGCTGGGGATCTTCGCCGCGCACAACGACTGGCTCTGAGGCCCCCGCATTCAGTCCTCTGAATACGGGGGCCTCACCCGGACGGGGTCACCCGGGTGGCGGCGAGGGCGCCGGGAGCGGATGGTGATCTTGGAAGGAGGGCGGAATCATGGGGAATCACCGGCACCACACCGGCACCGCGTCGCTCCGGATCGCCACCGCGGGCCTGCGGGTGATCGCGGTCGTCGTCGCGGTCGCGGCCTGCGCCTGGCTCGCGCTCTGGCTCGCGTTCACCCTCTGAGTCCCGCCGGTCCCGGCTGGGCTTCCGGCGGGCTCTCGGGTTCCGGAATCGGGCGGTCCGGCCCCGGATCGGGGACCCGTTCGGGCACCCCGGGATCCGGGACCGGCTCCGGCCTGCCCGGGTCCGGCACCGGTTCGGGAATCCCGGGGTCGGGGACGCCGGGGTCCGGCGGCATGGGGTTCGGCGGCGCCGGAGGCGCGGTCATTCGAGCAGTCGTCATCGCACTACCTCCTGCTCACGCCACTACCCGGTCCGCCGCCGGACGAAACGGCCCGTTAGCCCGTCTGGGTGGCGATCCAGTCCGCGATGACGTCCGCGCGGGAGGTCGTCTCGATCCCGGCGTGCGGGCAGTCCGGCCCGGTGGCCTCCAGCGAGACCAAGGTGCCGCCCTTGCCTTCCGGGACGAAGTACGGCGCGCCCGAGTCGTACGTGCAGGCACTGGTCGTGATCGAGGGTGCCGCGCCGCGGACACCGATCGTCGTCGGGGCCACCGTCGCCACCTGGACCGTGCCTTGCTGCATCCGGGTGGCCGGAGCGGGGTTCTTGGCGGTCAGGCTGCCCCAGCCCGCCAGCGTCAGCTGCTGGCCGATCTTCGGGAGCACCCGGTTCACCGTCAGCGGAGTCACCGTCGTCACCGGGGTGTCCAGTTTGATGAGAGCGACGTCGTTTTCCTTCGCCTGCAGCACTTCGGTCGCCTTGCGGGCCACGCCTGATTCGATCGCCTCGTCGACGAGGCCCAACGTCACCGTCGTCGGATACGGCACCTTGCCCGCGACGCGCTTGCGGTGCGCGTCGTGGAAGCAGTGCCCCGTGGTGGCGACCCAGCCGGGCGCGACCAGCGCACCCGTGCAGTAACTGCTGTAGGTCGAGCCGTCCGGGCGGGGGATCTTCGTCATCGCGATCTTCGCGACGAACCCGAACTGCCCTGGTGGGACATCGGTGCCGTGGGCGACGTCCGGCGCGGCGAACGCGGCCGGAGCGGTGGTGATGGTCAGGACAGCAGCGGCCAGCAGGGCGCGCAGACGCAATTTCTTACCCTTCGTCGATGAGGTGATCCGAGGCTAAGACCCCTGCGCGACAAGGGGAATTCCCTGACCAGGTGTCACCCGATGGCACGCCGCCCGCCGGCCGGTTCACCGCGGCGGGCGAGCCAGTGGCGATAGGGATGGCTGCTTTCGGTGTCGGACCGGTAGGCCGCCTCGGCCGCGACGATCAAGACGTCGCTGTCCGCGCCGAAGGCACCTTCCGCACTCCAGGCGATCAGATACCGCATCCACAACGGATCCCCCGCCAGGGGCCGGATCGCGATCCCGGGTGAGGCGGGAAAGGTGACCTGGCAGGGGGAAATCGCCCGGCCGGCGGCGATCAGGCGTTGCAGAGGCCGCAGCTCGGTGCTCCGGTGCGCCACCTGCGGCCGGAATCCCGCCCGGGCACAGGCTTCCTCGAAGCACTCCGGCCAGCCGGCACCGTCGGAGGGCCCGAGCACCCACCGCTCCGCGGCCAGGTCGGCGAGGTCGATCTCGGCGCGGCAGGCGGCCGGATGGTCCGCGGCGATCGCCACGAACACCGGTTGCGTGGCCAAGGGCCGCGACGCCACCCCAGGGGCCGGCGGCAGGCTGTGCCCGGGATAGTCGGCGACCACGGCGGCGTCGAGTTGCCCGCCTGCCACGAGATCCAGCAACCGCAACGGCGAGAACTCGGTGGTCACCGAAACCGCTTGCCCCCGGCCGGAATCGCCGAGCCGGTCCGCCAGCTCGACGACCATCGAACCGCCGATCCCACCCAGCGCGACAGGGCGCTTCTCGCCTTCCGCCAGGAAACGCGCCGCGTCCCG is a genomic window containing:
- a CDS encoding aminoglycoside adenylyltransferase domain-containing protein, with the protein product MRVEPLLDHLDREDPGGVLGLYLYGSAAAGGLKPDSDVDLLLLTRRSLGESERAALVSLLSRLSGWRGHADRFPDAADRRPIELTGIVVGGKPSHRDFQYGEWLREDLVRGRLPWPVEDPDVVILVATAHAAHRVLRGPALADLLDPVPRELLRDAALGVIPGLLSEIEGDERNVLLTLARIVVTVETGGIVSKDAAAAAIAPTLDGDGRALLQRARAGYLGAASDDWTGLSAEVALLARALADRAKGV
- a CDS encoding NmrA family NAD(P)-binding protein; the protein is MSSAPVLVTGATGRQGGATARALLAAGVPVRALVRDPARAQAVEALGVELVVGDLHDVDSVIRAAKGARAVFSVQMPGMNADGFDFAGEVTQGVNLIEGAKAAGVPQFVHTSVSGAGQHVEADGWAEGRWTSMEPTLGAKAAIQDRLREAGFPQWTLLKPGFFMENFLPDMKFLFPRGVDGGLVSVIKPSTSLSLAAVDDIGAAAAAVIAEPERFTGVELELASDFLTMTEIAEVLSGVLGRRLAAPDMTVEQAVAAGMPPMGASHEWLNVVGQPGRPEYARELGLPLTGFADWARKYLA
- a CDS encoding helix-turn-helix domain-containing protein; translation: MSDGLRADARRNYARILAVAEEEVAAHGSGASLEQIARTANVGSATVRRHFPTRRALLEAVSAKRIAALCARAVELTGEDDSRKALLTWLDEVVTYCVSARGLAAALAYDGPPEHENSCSAAIEEAGDPLVRQAARDGVVSPDVTVADLITLIVGIVLATERYPDPAAQADRLFRLAVAGLSPRT
- a CDS encoding CARDB domain-containing protein produces the protein MTRMRLSRLIAGLLVSGLSVAGLSLASAASGPPPDPVATPVPAALAEVPLTRTVSASSALPGYPVANAVDGNQESYWESANNAFPQWIQADLGTAKSLSRIVLKLPAGWESRTQTLAVRGSTDGAAFTDLAAPAGYAFAPGTNTVTIPMTASARYVRLQVTANSRWPAAQLAEFELYGPDTGDTQAPSAPANLALTEPVAGQIRLTWSPSADNVGVDGYTVYRDGTPVTTITGTTFTESRPTGTRVEYFVRAKDAAGNESGDSDHVVRSGTSAGANLAAGKPIEATSTVHSFVAANANDNNTATYWESAAGYPNALTVKLGVDADVDSVVVKLNPDAIWGARTQNFEVLGRPQGSTAFTTLSARADHRFDPATNQNSVVIPVSGRAAEVRLQFFANSGAPGGQVAEFQVFGTPAPNPDLVVTGTTWTPEHPTETSRLAVSATVKNTGTANAAATTVNVSLGGTVAGDAAVGALAAGESATVTVDAGTRPQGTYTVAATADPAGKMAEQDETNNTYTSPTPLVVAQSPGPDLEVTGITSNPPNPAAGSAVSFTVAVRNRGTSGAGASVTRLAVGGTTLTGATGAIEAGATANVAISGTWTAADGGATLTATADANGTVTETNESNNNLSRAIVVGRGAAVPYVEYEAEAAQYQGQLLEADPLRTFGHTNFATESSGRKSVRLANPGQYVEFTSANQANSIVVRNSIPDGPGGGGQDATLSLYVNGTFAQKLTLSSKHSWLYGSTDDPEGLTNTPQANARRLFDESHALLSRSYPPGTKFKLQRDSGDNAAFYIVDLIDLEQVAPASEKPANCVSITEYGAVPNDGNDDSAAIQRAVTDDQNGVIGCVWIPAGQWRQEKKILTDDPNVPNGGGQYNQIGISNVTIRGAGMWHAQLYSQIEPQNAGGINHPHEGNFGFDIDKNTQISDIAIFGSGRIRGGDGGAEGGVGLNGRFGTGTKISNVWIEHANVGVWVGRDYSNLPALWGPGDGLEFSGMRIRNTYADGINFTNGTRNSKVFNSSFRTTGDDSLAVWANQYVKDPSQDIAHDNVFANNTIQLPWRANGIAIYGGYGNKIENNIVHDTMNYPGIMLATDHDPLPFSGETLIANNALYRCGGVFWGEQQEFGAITFFAQGKDIPGVVLRDTEIHDSTYDGVQFKTGGGVVTAALTDVKIDKSNNGAGILAMSGARGSATLTNVTITNSANGDVVREPGSQFVINGWPVPVVVSPSRRGSR
- a CDS encoding S1 family peptidase; amino-acid sequence: MRIRGLITALLCAAGLTTVAPAAVAAPIIDGEYAQSGPWAAMIEQNGSQWCSGSIISARWVLTAHHCVDEPGADYSVRVGDVDHRAGTYAVVADIHTPAGGADIALLRLDRSVSTTYASLGTSVAVGDTEYVYGWGYNEDGDLQRYLKVARMTVTSVGSGLIKARRGNGLTNGGDSGGPVFVGGKQVGVHIAGNKVDTSTHTSISANRTWIRDTSGV
- a CDS encoding LuxR C-terminal-related transcriptional regulator, with product MASTTPADGLGTQLARLGLGETASRVYRRMLDSAPVTAEELAWREDDAETVQLALKELADAGLAVSSGVDGSEYVPANPSEALTALTTRRQAELHDARLAVQTAYRAFRRAHSGMPNAQDLLEVVTGDAIIPRLQHLATTVRHQVRRLDSPPYFTGGRRNLLEEEQLRRGITYRCVYSGASLGDPGYLVANILPCLRAGEQARLLPELPVKLTLFDDRAATIALTIREADRNQSIVIVRPCSLFSALEGLFETSWAAALPLDRHGRTSEQPIRPVERELLLLLAAGRKDDEIAAELGVSRRTLFRYLENLMDRAGVSSRFQLGIFAAHNDWL
- a CDS encoding trypsin-like serine protease translates to MRLRALLAAAVLTITTAPAAFAAPDVAHGTDVPPGQFGFVAKIAMTKIPRPDGSTYSSYCTGALVAPGWVATTGHCFHDAHRKRVAGKVPYPTTVTLGLVDEAIESGVARKATEVLQAKENDVALIKLDTPVTTVTPLTVNRVLPKIGQQLTLAGWGSLTAKNPAPATRMQQGTVQVATVAPTTIGVRGAAPSITTSACTYDSGAPYFVPEGKGGTLVSLEATGPDCPHAGIETTSRADVIADWIATQTG
- a CDS encoding LysR family transcriptional regulator; translation: MDVELRHLRVVCAVADAGSITRAAIGIGSTQPALTAAVQRIERAFGGILFVRGRDGVFPTAFGECVLVRARAVLAAADTMHRDAARFLAEGEKRPVALGGIGGSMVVELADRLGDSGRGQAVSVTTEFSPLRLLDLVAGGQLDAAVVADYPGHSLPPAPGVASRPLATQPVFVAIAADHPAACRAEIDLADLAAERWVLGPSDGAGWPECFEEACARAGFRPQVAHRSTELRPLQRLIAAGRAISPCQVTFPASPGIAIRPLAGDPLWMRYLIAWSAEGAFGADSDVLIVAAEAAYRSDTESSHPYRHWLARRGEPAGGRRAIG